The DNA sequence AATTTACTGCTTTGTATCAACCATCAAGTTGCAAACATTACTCTGAAGGGTTCAGTCGACAAAATAATAATGTTGCTTTAACAtaatgttttgtgtaatttaaactcaaatttctgcgtTACGTGATTCAAAACTAAATCAAGTTGAGATAACTTCATGAAATAGGCTGAgtaacttaatttttcttcaccttgaggtCAGGATTTCATGCTAACATTGGATTATCAtattctcatttgtgttttttttttaattaaattacgTTTTTTCCCTCCACACAGCTTTGACAGAGCCTTTCTCAGAGTGTTGGGCTCGTTTTCCGCCCGGATGAGGATGCGGATGCGAAGTCGGTCAAACTCGTCGGATGCCGGCGGCACCAGTCCGAACCTACTTCAAGATCAGAGCAGCAGATCTGCAGGTCAAGGATGGCTGAAAGGAAAATTCCCGAAGCTGTTTAGAAGCCAGGCAGGCCCAACAGGAACGGCTGGAGTCGGTGGTTCTGCTATTACTGATGGACAACAGATACATGAAGAGGAGCCTCCAGTCGGTGAGAAACATCTAAAACATCCAAGAACTGACCTAAGAATCCACTTCACAGTCAGAAACAAGAAGAAAGAGTAACATTttagagacagaaaatacaaataaatgctgCTTAGTGTCATTTGCTGTCAGTTTGGTGAAcattatagttttattttcacttatacAGTGTAGAAAATAGAATTTCTAGAAGAATTATTGCAGGAATAAAGCTTTAGAGTCACTACACCCAACAACAATTACAGTAACTCCACTATGCTATACAAAAGAAATAGCCTGGTTTATAAATAtactacttttttctttttctgcagtaTATAGATTgcaatatatatgtaaaaaaggGAATGTTGaccaaaatatttaaataattccaTTTAAAAGGAACTAATCAGACCAATATTATAGAGTATGAATCaatatgatgagaaataactgaaaactagcctcaaatttcaatgcacAAAAATACCTGAtgaaaaaacttcttttttttatcttggaAGAAATTTGACATAtcaagatttaaatttcataaaTATCTTCACAAATATCCAAATTAtcatgagaaataacagtgaaaaccAGCCTCAAATTTCACTGTGCAACATaaacatgctgaaaatgtgaaattgtgaAGGTGTTTGTTTTCCAGGCGGCACATCCAGGAAGTAGCATTGATAGCAAAGTTAACTGctagctgcagctttaaatataatctgaatttaaaattttagtttaaaaGCTTCATCCAGTTTGTTTTCCAGGAGATAGTAAAGCTAACTGTTAGCTGCAGCTCTGAATATAATCTACATTTCTACTAGTAAGTTCTAAAGCtccttcctgtttgttttccaggCGGTACATCCAGGGAGTAGCATTGATAGCAAAGCTAACTGTTAGCTGCAGCTCTAAATATGATCTAGATTTCTGCTAGTCAATTTGTTTTCAAGGCGATACATCCAGGGAGTAGCATTGATAGCAACGCTAGCTGTTTGCTGCAGCTCTAGATATACCCTACATTTCTTCTAATAAAAGCTTCCTGTTTTTTCCAGGCGATACATCTAGGAAGCAGCATTGATATTGAAGCTAACCATTAGCTGTACCTCTAAATATACCCTACATTTCTTCTACTAAAAGctccctgtttgtttttcagtgatcCCCACGTTTGAGCAGAACCTAGAGGATCGTAATCTGCGTGAAGCCGTCCAGCTGCTGATAGAACAAGAGCAGCGTCTGTTCGGGGAGATAAGGGAGTCTGTGGCTCTTAAATGTCACGAGGAGGAAGTGAAGAAACTGGCCACAGACCGAGAAGCCCTGGAGGAGCTGGTGTTCCAGACTCTGGAGAAGAGTTTGGAGATCGATGGTGACAACATGGCGGCGGCCCTCAGGTCTGCTGTGGAGGCCGTCcagctggaggagcagcaggaccAGCTGTGGAGGCAGAACCAGAGGACGTCTCCGTCCTGGAGGCCCAGCGGCTGGAGGAAACGCCACGACTCGACGCTGCGCCGGCTTGTTGAGAGGCGACTGGACAACGAGGAGGACCAGAAGACTCCCAACAACCAGCAGTCGACCCTGCAGGCCGACGTCCAGGGCATGGGCCGGCAGCTGAAGGAGgacctgctgctggtggtgaaGGTCCTGAAGAGCTGCTACCCTCCAGACATGGACATCTGCAACCTCTACGCCAGGATGTTCCACCAGAGCTTCAGCGCCAGGCTCAAGAAGATCGCCGACTACGTTCTGGAAGATAAGGATGGTACCTTGTTGCTGCTCTGGGTCAACAAGTACTACCCAGGGTGAGTGAAGTAGTACCTCATGTTTCTGGGTTTGATGGCGTATTTTAGATGTAGCAGGACCCAAACATGGAGAAGTGCCTCAACAGTTACAATCAAGCACTATTTACATCTTTAAAACCATTTTGAAACGAGTCATTTTACTCTTTGTAGTGTGTTTTGATGCTTTAAGTGGCACTTTCGTCATTGCTTATGGCCTCCAGAGGATAAatcttgatgttttcattggGTCTACGTGTACAGAAGAATTAAAAATAGAGTTTTTatttgaagggtttggaagcagagtggtgcAAATTAAACTTTGAACTCAGTTGTAATCTACATTTCTGGTCCTAAGTTTGTTTTAAAGGCGATAGATCCAGAAGTAGCATTGATATTGAAGCTCAAGAGACAAAGTGCCTCAACAGTTCCAATCAAACACTATTTATATCTTTAATACCATTCTGAAACGAGTCATTTTACTTTGTCTAGTATGTTTTGATGCTTTAAGTGGCATTTTTGTCGATGCTTATGGTGTCCAGAAGATAAATATTGATGTTTTCGTTGTGTCTACACGTACGGAAGAATCAAAGATACAGTTTTTagttgaagggtttggaagcagagtggtctacactgctttctgcagtttttgagaaaaatgggttcaaagttttgtgttttcaagaacgTCAAGAACATTCGAAGCACCAGAACAGTGGCTTTGAATGTTCTTGACGTTTTATGACTAAAACTCAGGCCCTTTAGTcttcattattttactgttaaatcTGTGGAATTAATAAGGAAGCAACTTTTTAACTTTAACTGTTGAGGCTGATTCTGGGAAATAAAAGCATCTCACCCTGATATTGTGTAATAAAGTGTTGAAATCTTCTTTAATAGAGGAATaaatcctgcagctcctcaGCAGATATTTCCCTTTGAGCTGTTTCTCTGCAGACACACCCTGATCTGTGAAAGCAGTTTAATGCAACAAGTCGCTGCTTGTTTGAGTAAAAtaatatgagataaaaacaaaccTTCTGGAGCAACGCTGCAGATTAATGTTGGACATGAATGTGCAAagttaatttcagagctgacgTGTGTTTAGGTGTGAATAAAGTTTATGTTTGTTGTGCTGAAGGATCCTGCAGAAACCAGAGTTGGTGAATGAGATCGATGCTGAAGCTCTGGGAAAACTGCTGCCTGAACATCTACTGGAACCTCTGGAGGAGCAGTTTCTGAGCAACCAGCAGGTGAGTTAGCTGCAGTTAAAATAATTCAATTAATTatatttaactgtaattttacacattttccctgttttgttaaattgtagATAATgtctggtaaaattacagaaaaagtccaaatttaCATGTCGATCATTATAAAACTggccaaaactttaaataataattaaataataattttttacatttaaaaaatacattttttatcaaCATTTGGCTGTAacattacactatttttactgtattttaatgagaagtaaaaggaaaaaatgtgcattaagaaaaaccataaaaccGTTAAAAAACGGCCAAAACCTAAATAACGTCCACATCAaaagtttgtatttttgcagatatTGAGTTCTTTAACTAAATTCAACCAGCTCCAGatctattttacagatatttaccatcattttcacatttaagaaaatatatatttacagtttttaaacataTCATTGTTTCttaatgcattttcatttttttctggagTCTTTTTAAACGTACACTgagcagccacaacattaaaaccactgacagctgacatCAGTTTCACCGATGATCTCGTTACGATTCAtgaggcagcaggtgaagcgTCGGTTCTTCAAGGTTCCAGGTGTGTCGTTTACCTGGAGAATTAACGGCAGCAGCAAggctctgctgggaaaccttgagtcctgcattcatgtggatattAGCTGAACGTTCACCTGAAAACACGAAGCATTCAAGGCGTCGACTCAGACTCCAGATTCTCCAGATTTCTGTTGGATGCTGTGGAAAAACACGTCTGATCCATGGATTCCTGGACTTAAAGAAGCTGCTGCTAACATCCTGGTGTTTGGATCTATGGATTTTCTCAGCATGATGTTGttttaacagcagcaacatcctCAATATGTTGTGTTTTAGTGCTTGTTCTGAGTCTAAAGTGTTTCCAAAGTGCTGCTTCagagttttatttcatgttttttttctgtcgtcCAGAGTGAACTGAAGACCAACCTCGACAACATCCtgaaggaagagaaggaaaagtGGACGAATGGAGACGAACCGAGCAGAGAGGACAACTGCTACGTCAGCCCTGTGGCCTACGACGTCATCGTGGTACggcatcaataatcaataatcatcAGAATTAATCgatttaatgtgaaataatatGGAAGGGGTCAACTTCAGCTCAGCTTCAGCAGCTTCCaaacagcagaaagacaaattttaaagataatttgttggtatttacaattaagatgcaaaatttaaagcagaaaacCATCTTGGATTCTTTTCTTAGTGTTAGAGCATCTGAGAAAATCTCCAAATGGTCAAATTTCGAGCTTTTTTGTACAATTAAATGTACATTGTTGATGcagtaaaatgcagttttgatcATGTTGCAAAAATGAATGTATTTGTTTCATATTGTTGTATATCAAAGAAGACAATACGTCACTTAGTAAAGTTATAAAGCCATGaatggtttaaaaaatataaaacagaagcTGAATTTCTGTCTAATTTAATGGAGAATTAAATGACATtgcagtaaaaacaagaaaacaagtttgaaaaatcacagaattaacaggaaaaatttatttttttcccaatatCGTGCATTATTATCATAAAAGACTTCTCTGGTGATTAATTTTAACCACTGATGCTGACAAACGAAGgtgaaaaatgtacaataatagTTTGTTACAGTAAAATCTTGAACAAAACGTGCAGAGAAATGTTCATAGCTGTGCTCTGCTCGACCATTTAAACTGGGAGGTTTCAGCCTGTTCACACATTAActggaaaagaaacaaactttGAGGAAAATATTAACCAACCAGGAAGAAAAAGGCTTTAATCAGGGAAAGtctttgatttatttacagAAGCGCTCATGTTGCAGGTTAAAAAGGTGACATAAAGTCTCCGGGTTTCACTTCTTTGCATGAGTTTGATTGTGGCTGGATGTaaaacagtcagaaaagtgCTTTTCGTTTGTTGATTTACAGTCactaatttgtgttttctgtgtgttttcagctcCTCAATGGGAGGGTGACGTCAGCTCAGATGATCGTTGGAGACCAGCAGAAAGCTCAGAGCATCACGGTCCAACTGACAGACTTCATGAAACAGTAACGGcattaaaaactaattttaaaacatcAGGTTTAGGTTTTTAAATAAGCAAAACCTTAAGCttggaataataaaaaatatctcCATCTGCAACATTTTACAACGAACAACGAAGGCACGTCAAAAAAAACTACTAATTAACaagtgcttcatatcatgatgctgccaccaccgtgcttcacatcatgatgccaccaccatgcttc is a window from the Amphiprion ocellaris isolate individual 3 ecotype Okinawa chromosome 20, ASM2253959v1, whole genome shotgun sequence genome containing:
- the tnfaip2b gene encoding tumor necrosis factor alpha-induced protein 2, producing the protein MRMRMRSRSNSSDAGGTSPNLLQDQSSRSAGQGWLKGKFPKLFRSQAGPTGTAGVGGSAITDGQQIHEEEPPVVIPTFEQNLEDRNLREAVQLLIEQEQRLFGEIRESVALKCHEEEVKKLATDREALEELVFQTLEKSLEIDGDNMAAALRSAVEAVQLEEQQDQLWRQNQRTSPSWRPSGWRKRHDSTLRRLVERRLDNEEDQKTPNNQQSTLQADVQGMGRQLKEDLLLVVKVLKSCYPPDMDICNLYARMFHQSFSARLKKIADYVLEDKDGTLLLLWVNKYYPGILQKPELVNEIDAEALGKLLPEHLLEPLEEQFLSNQQSELKTNLDNILKEEKEKWTNGDEPSREDNCYVSPVAYDVIVLLNGRVTSAQMIVGDQQKAQSITVQLTDFMKQYKTFQEDVIKQNRANSKSLIKATLDCIQQFSDVLVKKKLPLAENVRESCLCVLTDMRQSAHAYLLNPIHKVLKPHYQKLGTSDWLKKNPFEKLMISVKKELEDLQGSSPSCHQELMGRLHQEVTEQYVRRLLKGDVKLKDREKQQNAYQTITDNAESLHKLFSSMGSQEDWLKEILIKIAEVLKLQDVPAIQMQIVSLGSAYPDLSEKHVSALLKLKTNLSKTDRKNVKETLVDTLKETSADYDTRPFFCRIEIK